The following proteins are encoded in a genomic region of Helicobacter macacae MIT 99-5501:
- a CDS encoding WYL domain-containing protein, producing MYPQLDEFFISQLLSQEQKSLQIAKGHFEKPQAQIFENLREAIECKHILQFDYALKPRIVKPYRLLHIEGVWYLLASQSGKLKHFTLSKIQNLIDTKKPFIPSQKVAKLLKSNYNSTTYFTPTPKTAQILLLTPKARTHFLRKNLPPNFCVLKDSYENLTLEMRYAFDDEVLNFVKSWLPHAQIISPIKLHKKLQKMLAEYIRTTNAVATKE from the coding sequence TTGTATCCCCAGCTAGATGAGTTTTTTATCTCCCAGCTTCTAAGCCAAGAGCAAAAGTCCTTGCAAATCGCAAAAGGGCATTTTGAAAAACCTCAAGCACAGATTTTTGAAAATCTTAGAGAAGCAATAGAGTGCAAGCACATACTTCAGTTTGATTATGCGCTAAAGCCCCGCATTGTCAAGCCTTATAGGCTTTTGCATATTGAGGGGGTTTGGTATCTGCTAGCAAGCCAATCAGGTAAGCTAAAGCACTTCACTCTATCCAAAATCCAAAATCTAATCGACACCAAAAAGCCATTTATCCCTAGTCAAAAAGTCGCAAAACTCCTAAAATCTAACTACAACTCTACCACCTACTTTACCCCCACCCCCAAAACCGCTCAAATCCTCTTGCTTACGCCAAAAGCTAGGACACATTTTTTGCGCAAAAATCTCCCACCAAATTTTTGTGTCCTAAAAGATAGCTATGAAAATCTTACCCTAGAAATGCGATATGCCTTTGATGATGAAGTGCTAAACTTTGTCAAGTCTTGGCTTCCCCACGCTCAAATCATATCCCCCATAAAACTCCACAAAAAACTTCAAAAAATGCTTGCAGAATATATACGCACGACAAATGCTGTCGCTACCAAAGAGTAA
- a CDS encoding DeoR family transcriptional regulator has product MKTPTKNAKEIKITKNQKCTKDNTATRIIIILKNLYDGAVISVEELASEFSTSVRTIQRDLQTIARHLPLQHQRGVYEIDALSLNRGGGGGESQIYKAICHYQRYRVFVSPAR; this is encoded by the coding sequence TTGAAAACACCTACAAAAAATGCAAAAGAGATAAAAATCACAAAAAATCAAAAATGCACAAAAGACAACACCGCCACTAGAATCATCATAATCCTAAAAAATCTCTATGACGGAGCAGTTATCAGTGTTGAGGAGCTAGCTAGTGAGTTTAGCACTTCTGTTCGCACTATTCAGCGAGATTTGCAGACTATCGCTAGACATCTCCCGCTTCAGCACCAACGCGGAGTTTATGAGATAGACGCCCTTTCGCTAAATCGGGGGGGGGGGGGGGGCGAGTCCCAAATATATAAAGCGATTTGCCACTATCAGCGGTATAGAGTCTTTGTATCCCCAGCTAGATGA
- a CDS encoding chemotaxis protein CheW: MSDNIKEVLEKQISSVSIGDSNNAEPEEVLQVIGFVVGNEEFAVPILNVKEIIKPTEFTRVPGTPNYVLGVFNMRGNVYPLIDLRLKFGLPAIKQDKDTRYLIVQRNDDFAGFVIDKLTAAITLSRSEIDPVPETLVNSQGGMIDGVGKREDRLITILKVDVLLKKDF; this comes from the coding sequence ATGAGCGACAATATAAAAGAAGTCCTAGAAAAGCAAATAAGCTCGGTAAGCATAGGCGATAGCAACAACGCCGAGCCAGAGGAAGTCCTACAAGTCATCGGCTTTGTCGTGGGAAATGAGGAATTTGCCGTGCCGATTCTCAATGTCAAAGAAATCATCAAACCCACAGAATTTACGCGCGTGCCGGGCACACCAAACTATGTGCTAGGCGTGTTTAATATGCGCGGAAATGTCTATCCGCTTATCGACTTGCGATTGAAGTTTGGGCTACCAGCGATAAAGCAGGACAAAGACACGCGCTATCTCATCGTGCAGAGAAATGATGATTTTGCAGGATTTGTCATAGACAAGCTCACTGCGGCTATCACGCTATCTCGCTCCGAAATCGACCCTGTGCCAGAGACTTTGGTAAATTCTCAAGGTGGAATGATAGACGGAGTAGGCAAGCGAGAAGATAGGCTTATCACTATCCTAAAGGTAGATGTGCTATTAAAAAAGGATTTTTAG
- a CDS encoding hybrid sensor histidine kinase/response regulator, which yields MDDMQEIMEDFLIEAFEMVEQLDQDLVELESNPEDLELLNRIFRVAHTIKGSSSFLNFDILTKLTHNMEDVLNKARRGELKITPDVMDVVLVSIDMMKALLQAIRDSGTDANAGIDITDIVKKLQAISQGGAAPEGGEAAAASAPAPAAESAPPASAESAQPVAPASDASNPLADEPDKDYSNMSSEEVEAEIARLLQKRQEADKQLRAQKRASGQAEQVQAPTAPAASAPAPKPATPAAPAAPKPAAAPKPAAKPAAAAAKTEAKSVATNVEQTVRVDVRRLDLLMNLLGELVLGKNRLIKIYGDVEERYDGEKFLEELNQVVSSISSVTTDLQLAVMKTRMQPVGKVFNKFPRMVRDLSRDLKKNIELVITGEETELDKSVVEEIGDPLIHIIRNSCDHGVESPEDRKAAGKPEQGRVDLKAYNEGNHIVIEVVDDGKGLDVDVLKQKAIEKGVISEKEADTMSDKEAFNIIFKPGFSTAKVVSNVSGRGVGMDVVKTNVEKLNGIIEIDSEKGVGSAFKLKIPLTLAILQALLVGAQEEYYAIPLSSVKETVRITQDEIYTVDGKSVLRLRDEVLSLVRLTDIFGVDSVLESPNEVYVVIIALAEQKIGVIVDYLIGQEEVVIKSLGYYLKSTQGIAGATVRGDGRITLIVDVAAMMDMAKDVKVNITSKTEESQQSRVKNSPSDYIVLAIDDSNTDRAIMKKCLKTLGVTVLEASNGLEGLEIVKNNEKALDAVLVDIEMPKMDGYTFASEVRKYNKFKNLPLIAVTSRTSKTDRMRGVESGMTEYITKPYTPDYLVNVVKRNIHLETTGE from the coding sequence ATGGATGATATGCAAGAGATAATGGAAGACTTCCTAATCGAAGCCTTTGAAATGGTAGAACAGCTCGACCAAGACCTTGTGGAGCTAGAATCAAATCCAGAGGATTTAGAGCTATTAAATCGTATTTTCCGTGTAGCGCACACGATAAAAGGCTCTAGCTCGTTTTTGAATTTTGACATTCTTACCAAGCTTACTCACAATATGGAAGATGTCCTAAACAAAGCAAGGCGTGGGGAGCTAAAGATTACCCCCGATGTAATGGATGTGGTGCTTGTCTCTATTGATATGATGAAAGCCCTTTTGCAAGCGATACGAGACTCGGGCACGGATGCAAATGCGGGGATTGACATTACTGATATTGTCAAAAAGCTCCAAGCTATTTCACAAGGCGGAGCAGCCCCAGAGGGTGGCGAAGCTGCTGCAGCTTCTGCACCCGCACCAGCTGCTGAGTCTGCACCACCAGCAAGCGCAGAATCTGCACAGCCAGTAGCTCCAGCATCTGATGCGAGTAATCCACTTGCTGATGAGCCAGATAAGGACTACTCCAATATGAGTAGCGAGGAAGTCGAAGCGGAAATCGCTAGACTTCTACAAAAACGCCAAGAAGCAGACAAACAGCTTCGAGCACAAAAACGCGCTAGCGGACAAGCCGAGCAAGTCCAAGCGCCAACAGCCCCAGCTGCTAGTGCCCCAGCACCCAAGCCTGCCACTCCAGCTGCGCCAGCCGCGCCAAAACCAGCTGCCGCACCTAAGCCTGCGGCAAAACCAGCAGCCGCAGCAGCAAAAACAGAAGCCAAAAGCGTAGCGACAAATGTCGAGCAAACCGTTCGCGTAGATGTCCGCAGGCTTGACTTGCTTATGAACTTGCTAGGCGAGCTTGTGCTTGGCAAAAATAGACTTATCAAAATCTATGGCGATGTCGAGGAGAGATATGATGGGGAGAAATTTTTAGAAGAGCTAAACCAAGTCGTATCCTCTATTTCTAGCGTAACTACGGATTTGCAACTAGCTGTGATGAAAACAAGAATGCAGCCCGTAGGCAAAGTGTTTAACAAATTCCCAAGAATGGTTAGAGATTTATCGCGTGATTTGAAGAAAAACATTGAGTTAGTCATCACAGGGGAAGAAACCGAGCTAGATAAATCTGTCGTAGAGGAGATAGGCGACCCGCTTATTCACATTATCCGCAACTCTTGCGACCACGGCGTGGAATCTCCAGAGGATAGAAAAGCAGCAGGCAAGCCAGAGCAAGGTAGGGTGGATTTGAAAGCCTACAATGAGGGCAATCATATCGTAATCGAAGTAGTCGATGACGGTAAAGGGCTAGATGTCGATGTGCTAAAGCAAAAGGCTATCGAAAAAGGCGTGATAAGCGAAAAAGAAGCCGACACGATGAGCGACAAAGAGGCGTTTAATATCATCTTTAAGCCCGGATTTTCTACCGCCAAAGTTGTATCCAATGTATCAGGTCGTGGCGTGGGAATGGATGTGGTAAAAACCAATGTCGAAAAGCTAAATGGTATCATAGAGATTGATTCTGAAAAGGGCGTGGGCTCGGCTTTCAAGCTAAAGATTCCACTTACCCTTGCGATTTTGCAAGCACTGCTAGTAGGGGCGCAAGAGGAATACTACGCCATACCGCTATCATCTGTCAAAGAGACAGTGCGAATCACTCAAGATGAAATCTATACCGTAGATGGCAAGAGCGTGCTAAGATTGCGTGATGAGGTGCTTTCTCTTGTGCGCTTGACAGATATTTTTGGTGTGGATTCTGTGCTAGAGTCGCCAAATGAAGTCTATGTTGTAATCATCGCACTTGCCGAGCAAAAAATCGGTGTCATTGTGGATTATCTAATCGGGCAAGAGGAAGTGGTTATCAAGTCTTTGGGCTACTATCTAAAAAGCACGCAGGGCATAGCAGGAGCGACTGTGCGAGGAGATGGCCGTATCACGCTGATTGTAGATGTGGCTGCGATGATGGATATGGCAAAAGATGTCAAAGTAAATATCACAAGCAAAACAGAAGAAAGCCAGCAATCAAGGGTGAAAAACTCGCCATCTGACTACATAGTCTTAGCTATTGATGATAGCAACACCGATAGGGCGATAATGAAAAAATGTCTAAAGACTTTGGGTGTAACTGTGCTAGAAGCTAGCAATGGCTTGGAGGGACTAGAGATTGTAAAAAACAACGAAAAAGCTCTAGACGCAGTGCTTGTAGACATAGAGATGCCAAAAATGGACGGCTATACTTTTGCTAGCGAAGTGCGCAAGTATAATAAGTTTAAAAACTTGCCACTTATCGCCGTTACAAGCAGGACTAGCAAGACTGATAGAATGCGTGGCGTAGAATCAGGTATGACAGAATACATAACCAAGCCCTACACCCCTGACTATCTAGTCAATGTCGTAAAACGCAATATCCACCTTGAAACGACAGGAGAATAA
- a CDS encoding chemotaxis protein encodes MANTISATQLEAFNEIALLDFRIFEEREGQRYEGIYGINVAKVQSVMERPTEIFDAPGSPDYVLGLFDLRGVIIPVVDLSKWLNIKPASEIPANWCLSCKNSAITASAESKCQKIIITEFNNIQIGFIVDAVKLIRRINWRNVEPAHFSISSTAERGRVTGTTRIEDGYTLLILDLESIIDELDFYERKADDIIEIMEDQEKFSGIALVLDDSSVARKRVVQNLKAMGFDIVEAIDGEDGKEKIELLFRQYGNSLNEHLKIIVSDIEMPKVDGFHFANIVKNDTRFSKIPIVFNSSICDQNTMEKGNIVGADGYIVKFEPEHFYEEIKKVLSP; translated from the coding sequence ATGGCAAACACAATCAGCGCGACACAATTAGAAGCGTTTAATGAAATCGCACTTTTAGATTTTAGAATCTTTGAGGAGAGGGAGGGGCAAAGATATGAGGGGATTTATGGTATAAATGTCGCAAAAGTGCAGTCTGTGATGGAGCGTCCAACAGAGATTTTTGATGCACCGGGTAGCCCTGATTATGTGCTTGGGCTGTTTGATTTGCGTGGTGTGATTATTCCTGTGGTGGATTTGTCAAAATGGCTTAATATCAAGCCAGCTAGCGAAATCCCTGCAAATTGGTGTCTTTCTTGCAAAAATTCTGCCATAACTGCTTCTGCGGAGTCAAAATGCCAAAAAATCATCATCACAGAATTTAACAACATACAGATAGGATTCATCGTAGATGCTGTCAAACTTATCCGCCGTATAAATTGGCGCAATGTCGAGCCAGCACACTTCAGTATCTCTAGCACCGCAGAGCGCGGGCGCGTAACGGGAACTACGCGCATAGAGGACGGATACACGCTTTTGATTTTGGATTTGGAGAGTATCATTGATGAGCTAGATTTCTATGAGCGCAAAGCCGATGACATTATCGAAATAATGGAAGACCAAGAGAAATTTAGCGGAATTGCGCTTGTGCTAGATGATAGTAGTGTGGCTAGAAAGCGCGTAGTGCAAAACCTAAAAGCTATGGGATTTGACATAGTCGAAGCTATTGACGGAGAGGACGGCAAAGAAAAAATCGAGCTACTCTTTAGGCAGTATGGCAATAGCTTAAATGAACATCTAAAAATCATTGTCTCTGATATAGAAATGCCAAAGGTTGATGGATTTCACTTCGCTAATATCGTAAAAAATGATACGAGATTTTCCAAAATCCCTATCGTGTTTAACTCCTCTATTTGCGACCAAAACACTATGGAAAAGGGCAATATAGTAGGGGCTGATGGCTATATAGTAAAGTTTGAGCCAGAGCATTTCTATGAGGAGATAAAAAAGGTGCTATCTCCTTAA
- a CDS encoding metallophosphoesterase family protein: MYHADKMLLDKMLLCLKRGAVFIADSHYRGGGDCGGDLSMLDFVAKSSPKSSIESSPKKSAESALDLKKDTKASTDLHLLEVLDSFISLPPSDLPPQVFLMGDIADLFIGHIPSSLRANRHLIDKINALSQKCEVFYFEGNHDFGIDSSILPNVKIYPRFLQPALFDFDGQIYALAHGDIFIGNGYEIYIKAMNSALTLSALKLLDICSFGKIYDFANAKVNAKKIHHLEFAKDSFCSFVKRRVECYVNAIAKSSKICVGKSEGTSQKIQISGIIEGHFHIGQKISQSFGKFGDIEYISLPSFYCQREIFTLL; this comes from the coding sequence ATGTATCACGCAGATAAGATGCTTTTGGATAAGATGCTTTTGTGTCTAAAGCGCGGTGCGGTGTTTATCGCGGATTCTCATTATCGTGGCGGTGGGGATTGTGGAGGGGATTTATCTATGCTAGACTTTGTAGCAAAATCTAGCCCAAAATCTAGCATAGAATCTAGCCCCAAAAAAAGCGCAGAATCCGCACTTGATTTAAAAAAAGACACCAAAGCAAGCACGGATTTGCACTTGCTAGAAGTGCTAGATTCTTTTATTTCTTTGCCACCGAGTGATTTGCCACCTCAAGTGTTTTTGATGGGCGATATTGCGGATTTGTTTATCGGGCATATTCCTAGTTCGCTTCGTGCCAATCGCCATTTGATTGACAAAATAAACGCCCTTAGCCAAAAATGCGAGGTGTTTTATTTCGAGGGAAATCACGATTTTGGCATTGATTCTAGCATTTTGCCAAATGTGAAAATCTATCCACGCTTTTTGCAACCTGCTTTGTTTGACTTTGATGGGCAAATCTACGCGCTTGCACACGGCGATATTTTCATCGGCAATGGCTATGAAATCTACATAAAGGCGATGAATTCCGCGCTGACTTTAAGCGCGCTAAAGCTACTTGATATTTGTAGCTTTGGGAAAATCTATGACTTTGCAAATGCCAAAGTAAATGCCAAAAAAATTCATCATTTAGAATTTGCAAAAGATAGCTTTTGCTCTTTTGTCAAAAGGCGCGTTGAATGCTATGTAAATGCTATTGCAAAATCTAGCAAGATTTGCGTTGGCAAGAGTGAGGGCACTAGCCAAAAAATCCAAATAAGCGGGATTATAGAGGGGCATTTTCACATAGGGCAAAAAATTAGCCAAAGTTTTGGAAAATTTGGCGATATTGAATATATTTCTTTACCCTCTTTTTATTGTCAAAGAGAGATTTTTACGCTTTTGTAG
- a CDS encoding ribose-phosphate pyrophosphokinase: MRGFKIFSGNAHAEFSTEFAKHLDVMLSSISINRFSDGEISVQINESVRGKDVFIIQPTCPPTNDNLMELLIMSDAFKRSSASSITAVIPYFGYARQDRKAAPRVPITAKLVANLMQTAGIDRVITMDLHAGQIQGFFDIPVDNLYGSIAFYDYVRGKRFENPIIASPDVGGVPRARYFAKRLGCELVIVDKRRERANESEVMNIIGDVEGKNVILVDDMIDTAGTMCKAAKALKEKGAVSVIALGTHPILSGGALERIEQSELDEVVVSNSIPLAKKCDKITSLNVAPLFAEVVRRIYHNESVNSLFI; this comes from the coding sequence ATGCGCGGTTTTAAGATTTTTAGTGGCAATGCCCACGCGGAGTTTAGCACAGAGTTTGCCAAGCACCTTGATGTGATGCTTTCATCAATCAGTATAAATCGCTTTAGTGATGGCGAAATAAGCGTGCAGATAAATGAATCTGTGCGTGGCAAAGATGTGTTTATCATTCAGCCTACTTGCCCACCGACAAATGACAACCTTATGGAATTGCTAATAATGAGTGATGCCTTTAAGCGAAGCTCAGCTAGCTCTATCACCGCAGTGATTCCATACTTTGGCTATGCTAGACAAGATAGAAAAGCCGCCCCAAGAGTGCCTATCACTGCCAAGCTCGTAGCAAATCTTATGCAAACAGCAGGCATTGATAGAGTCATCACTATGGATTTGCACGCGGGGCAGATTCAAGGGTTTTTTGACATTCCTGTGGACAATCTATATGGCTCAATCGCGTTTTATGACTATGTGCGAGGCAAAAGGTTTGAAAACCCAATCATCGCTAGTCCAGATGTCGGTGGTGTGCCTAGAGCACGCTACTTTGCCAAGCGACTAGGCTGTGAGCTAGTCATCGTAGATAAGCGCAGGGAGAGGGCTAATGAAAGTGAAGTGATGAATATCATAGGCGATGTGGAGGGCAAAAATGTCATATTAGTCGATGATATGATAGACACCGCAGGAACTATGTGCAAAGCAGCAAAAGCACTCAAAGAAAAAGGTGCGGTTTCAGTCATAGCACTTGGCACACACCCTATTTTGAGCGGTGGAGCACTAGAGCGCATAGAGCAAAGCGAGCTAGATGAAGTAGTCGTTAGCAATTCCATACCTTTGGCAAAAAAATGTGATAAAATCACAAGTCTAAATGTCGCACCGCTATTTGCAGAAGTGGTAAGGAGAATCTACCACAACGAAAGTGTAAATTCATTATTTATATAG
- a CDS encoding ATP phosphoribosyltransferase regulatory subunit: protein MIFEHEIPEGTKLYFGKSARIKRELESYACEVFSNNGFEEIVTPYFSYFEHQQNIGDRRIIRLNSQNNHQISLRYDSTIDTIRILTKRLGRAINHQKWFYIQPVFSYPTNEIYQIGAECLNPSNFTQVIGLCLQILDKFSLQSHLQISNTKILQLCLAEMEQSLESFSSLCLEEIVKKAPFMQDIVRISSIEDLASYTANAPMFLKLECERLLDKAKSCEYPRTLISPLERTMVAYYDDIVYKGFSQNSILFLGGKYKIQDCLCGGVGIYEDNVIAKILKGN from the coding sequence GTGATTTTTGAGCACGAAATCCCAGAGGGCACAAAACTCTACTTTGGCAAGTCAGCGCGAATCAAACGCGAGCTAGAATCTTATGCTTGCGAAGTGTTTAGCAACAACGGATTTGAGGAAATCGTTACGCCTTATTTTTCTTACTTTGAGCATCAGCAAAATATCGGCGATAGGCGCATTATCCGCCTAAATAGCCAGAACAATCATCAAATTTCTTTGCGCTATGATTCTACGATTGATACGATAAGAATCCTTACCAAACGGCTAGGTAGAGCGATAAACCACCAAAAATGGTTTTATATCCAGCCTGTGTTTAGCTACCCTACAAATGAGATTTACCAAATCGGCGCAGAGTGCCTAAATCCTAGCAATTTCACGCAAGTTATCGGGCTATGTTTGCAGATTTTGGATAAATTCTCGCTACAATCCCACTTGCAAATAAGCAACACCAAAATCTTGCAGCTATGCCTTGCAGAAATGGAGCAAAGCCTAGAATCTTTTAGTTCACTTTGCTTAGAAGAGATTGTCAAAAAAGCTCCTTTTATGCAAGATATTGTGCGCATTTCTAGCATAGAGGATTTGGCAAGCTACACAGCAAATGCACCGATGTTTTTGAAGCTAGAGTGCGAGAGGTTGCTTGATAAAGCGAAGTCTTGTGAGTATCCTCGCACGCTTATTTCCCCGCTAGAGCGCACAATGGTGGCGTATTATGATGACATTGTGTATAAGGGATTTTCGCAAAATAGTATTCTGTTTTTGGGCGGGAAGTATAAAATCCAAGATTGCCTTTGCGGAGGTGTAGGAATCTATGAAGACAATGTCATAGCCAAAATCCTAAAAGGCAATTAA
- a CDS encoding adenylosuccinate synthase, which translates to MADLIVGIQWGDEGKGKIVDALAKDYDFVVRYQGGHNAGHTIVVGEKKYALHLIPSGVITPHCKNIIGNGVVIDLQALLDEIEQFGDLQGRLFISDRAHLILPFHQERDIMSEAESKTAIGTTGKGIGPTYCDKVGRIGIRMCDLHDLDALESRILERKDLEERQTKSIMKLLKHTAHKILPFIADTASMLWQAQKNGQKILLEGAQGSMLDIDHGTYPFVTSSTTIASGACSGSGLPPKAVQKVIGICKAYCTRVGNGAFPSEEFGEIGELLRKKGAEFGTTTGRARRCGWFDAVAARYACNLNGCDELALMKLDVLDGFEEVKVCVGYEYRGQKIDYVPSDLDNTKPIYETYAGWKSSADTTKYDELEPNAQSYINALEKLVGVKISIISTGADRSKSIYR; encoded by the coding sequence ATGGCAGATTTAATCGTAGGCATCCAATGGGGCGATGAAGGCAAAGGCAAAATAGTCGATGCTCTCGCAAAAGATTATGACTTTGTCGTGCGCTATCAGGGCGGACACAACGCTGGACACACCATTGTCGTGGGCGAGAAAAAATACGCCCTGCACCTAATCCCATCAGGCGTGATTACTCCGCATTGCAAAAATATCATCGGCAATGGAGTAGTCATCGACTTACAAGCACTGCTAGATGAGATAGAGCAATTTGGCGATTTGCAAGGGAGGTTGTTTATCTCTGATAGGGCGCATTTGATTTTGCCTTTTCATCAAGAGCGCGACATTATGAGCGAAGCAGAGTCCAAAACAGCCATAGGCACGACAGGCAAAGGCATAGGTCCCACCTACTGCGACAAAGTCGGCAGAATCGGTATTAGAATGTGTGATTTGCACGATTTGGACGCGCTAGAGTCTCGCATTTTGGAGCGCAAAGACTTAGAAGAGAGACAGACAAAATCCATTATGAAGCTACTAAAGCACACCGCGCATAAGATTTTGCCATTTATCGCTGATACTGCAAGTATGCTTTGGCAAGCGCAAAAAAATGGGCAAAAGATTTTGCTTGAGGGTGCGCAAGGCAGTATGCTAGATATTGACCACGGGACTTATCCATTTGTAACTAGCTCTACAACGATTGCTTCTGGTGCTTGTAGCGGGAGTGGCTTGCCACCAAAGGCAGTGCAAAAAGTCATCGGCATTTGCAAGGCTTACTGCACGCGCGTGGGAAATGGCGCATTTCCTAGCGAGGAGTTTGGCGAGATAGGAGAGCTTTTGCGAAAAAAGGGTGCGGAGTTTGGCACGACTACGGGCAGAGCTAGACGGTGTGGGTGGTTTGACGCAGTAGCTGCAAGATACGCTTGCAATCTAAACGGTTGCGATGAACTCGCACTAATGAAGCTAGATGTGCTTGATGGATTTGAGGAAGTCAAAGTCTGCGTAGGCTATGAATACAGAGGACAAAAAATCGACTATGTCCCAAGCGATTTGGATAACACAAAGCCTATCTATGAGACTTACGCAGGGTGGAAGAGTAGCGCAGATACCACAAAATACGATGAGCTAGAGCCAAACGCACAAAGCTACATAAACGCTCTAGAGAAATTAGTCGGTGTGAAAATCTCTATCATATCCACAGGTGCAGACCGTAGCAAAAGCATTTATCGCTAA
- a CDS encoding flagellar export protein FliJ — translation MKTPFDALVLAQKKRLEAKELEILRTNNQIAAQYAKIDELQIALSQVIYPKEGDFSLFLKTNAQKKSLINDIDTHRTHISTLKAELKSLQEQRRIIYIEYEKYKHIQEREKEKILSELKRAESKNLDEIALLLYNNPIQKEMI, via the coding sequence ATGAAAACTCCATTTGACGCGCTTGTGCTAGCACAAAAAAAGCGACTTGAAGCAAAAGAGCTAGAAATACTCCGCACAAACAACCAAATCGCCGCGCAATATGCCAAAATCGATGAACTCCAAATCGCCCTCTCTCAAGTCATTTACCCAAAAGAGGGAGATTTCTCTCTTTTCCTCAAAACAAACGCGCAAAAAAAATCCCTAATCAACGACATAGACACGCATCGCACGCACATATCCACCCTCAAAGCCGAGCTAAAATCCCTCCAAGAACAGCGCAGAATCATCTACATAGAATACGAAAAATACAAGCACATACAAGAGCGAGAGAAAGAAAAAATCCTATCCGAGCTAAAAAGAGCAGAATCCAAAAACCTTGACGAAATCGCCCTACTACTTTATAACAACCCCATACAAAAGGAAATGATATGA
- a CDS encoding MotE family protein: MTSIFATASLAKASIANHATESFATESFTKASLAKSVAKVSPTNSKIALLLLLAFLLALHQPILSAPQSTPNAKNTNTQNANEILQCNAIFEARKGEIKDSLRELNEKMQNLEVYRNATQNLIEQKQAQLKLQEQALQAKIKEAQARQKQALDKVAAQKKSIEELIAKNEEILQQIQSTSASKVAKTFSGMKDSKAAPILAELDDDEAAEILTALTPSEASKILAKMDAKRAAELTKVIAKGPPYKKKDDKKEPTSQVPGQNPQESQEDEKAQLKFQENGGF; this comes from the coding sequence ATGACAAGCATATTTGCAACAGCAAGCCTTGCAAAAGCAAGCATAGCAAACCACGCCACAGAGAGTTTTGCCACAGAGAGTTTCACAAAAGCAAGCCTTGCAAAAAGTGTCGCAAAAGTAAGCCCCACAAATAGCAAAATAGCCCTTTTATTGTTGCTAGCGTTTTTGCTAGCACTTCATCAGCCTATCCTATCAGCACCCCAAAGCACGCCAAACGCGAAAAATACAAACACCCAAAATGCAAATGAGATTTTGCAATGCAATGCGATATTTGAAGCACGAAAAGGCGAGATAAAAGACTCCCTAAGAGAGCTAAACGAAAAAATGCAAAATCTCGAAGTCTATCGCAACGCCACACAAAATCTAATCGAGCAAAAGCAAGCCCAGCTAAAGCTCCAAGAGCAAGCCCTCCAAGCCAAAATCAAAGAAGCACAAGCAAGACAAAAGCAAGCCCTAGACAAAGTCGCAGCCCAAAAAAAGTCCATAGAGGAGCTAATCGCAAAAAACGAGGAGATTTTGCAACAAATACAGAGCACCTCCGCTTCAAAGGTGGCAAAGACTTTCTCTGGTATGAAAGACTCCAAAGCCGCGCCCATACTTGCCGAGCTAGATGATGATGAGGCAGCAGAGATTCTCACCGCACTCACGCCTAGCGAAGCCTCCAAAATCCTTGCCAAAATGGACGCTAAGCGAGCCGCAGAGCTAACCAAAGTCATCGCAAAAGGACCACCCTATAAGAAAAAAGATGACAAAAAAGAGCCCACTAGCCAAGTCCCCGGACAAAATCCACAAGAAAGCCAAGAAGATGAAAAAGCACAGCTAAAATTCCAAGAAAACGGCGGTTTTTGA